The window GATGGTGGGCGCCCATGAGCTCGAATAGCGTGAAACTCCGTTCTGCGTACTCCGCCGACAACCGGCCCAGCTCGGCTGCCATGGCGTCGTCGTCGACGTCGGCCTCGAACGGGATCCAGACCGCGCCGGCGACCTCGTCGGCGACGGTGTCGACACCGCCATGCGGCATCGCTGCGTCCACGATGACGCGAAAACTGGCCGGCAGGATCGACGCCCGGCGAGCAAGGTCGGGATAACACCAGGACAGGACCGGATCGGTGAAGAACGCCGCTGCCAGCGTCTCGGCCAGCCGGCCCGCGTCCGCGGCGGTCGCCTTACGGACGGTTTCGGTCTCCGCGATCGTGTTGCTCATGGCTCCTCCTCAGAACAGAAGCGGTCGGTTGTCAGCCTTGCTGGTCGGCGGGACGGATCGCTTCGCAGGAGTGCGCCAACTCTCGTGACGGCGGGGATATGGCGTGTTCGCGCCATGGTGGCCCGCGGGGGTTGGGTGGGTCCGGGTCAGATCAGGCCCCGCCGCAACGCCTCGGCGACGGCCGCGGACCGCGAGCCGGTATCGAGTTTGGTGAGGACATTGGTGATGTGCCGGTTGACGGTGTGTTCGCTGAGCACCAGCAGGCCAGCGATGGTTCGGTTGGTCTCACCGGCGGCCACCAAACGCAGGATCTCGCGCTCCCGAGCGGTGAGCAGCGCAACGTGTTTGGCGGGTTCGAGCGTACGGATCAAGGCATCCGCGGATTCGGCCGCTTTCGCGGCACCGACGTCGTGCAGCAACTGCGCGGCAGCCTGGGCGTGGTGCAGTGCCTGTGGTGTACGTCCCGCCTGGTCGAGCTGGCGGCTGAGTGCCATCCGGGAGAGGGCCTCTTCGAAAGGCGCCCGGGCACGGTGGTAGTAGCGAACAGCGTCTTCGAAAGCGATGCGGGCGCGATCGCCTTCGCCCCGGGCTGATGCGACTGCGCCCCGGACATAGGCAACTGACGCTCGGACCGGATCAGTTGGTATCCGCTCGGCGATGGTGGACAGTTCCTGCAGTGCGGAGCCGGCGAGGTCCAGGTCACCACGGATGGCTGCGGCCCGCGCCAGCAGCTCCAGTCCCGCGACCCGGTAGGTGGCGGCGTCGGGCGATGCTTGCCGCAAGTATTCCTGGGCACGTTCGCAGGCTATGCCGGGTTCGTCGAGATCGAGGGACAGCTCGCCGGCACCGAGGATCGCCAGCGGATGCTCGCTGGCCTGTTCGAAGATTGCTGCGGCCTCGTTGTAGCGGCCCTGGCGACGCCGCAGTTCACCGAGCCGGACCGACGCGTCGAGCGCGGTGGGAGGCCGAAGCTGCGCAAGCAGGCTGATCGACTCGGCGAGTTCGGACTCGGCTTGCTGCCACGTTCCCCTCCAGATCAGGACACCTGCGTAGTTGGCCCGGCATGCCCGGTTCAGCAACTGCAGGTTCAAACGTTGTGACCAGGCCTCCACTTTGCGGCACCATTGCGCCGCGCGATCGTAGTCGCGTACTTGCTCACAGGCGTAGATCATGTAGCAACAGCACCAGCCGGCGGACCACAGTTCGGTGAATTCGTCAGCGAGCGCGGCAGTTGTCGCCTCGCTGAGCCGGTCGAGGCCTTCGTCGACGTTGCCCTGGCGGACGAGGGCCAGACCTTGGGTGGCCAGCCCCATCATTTCCAGGTCAACGATTCCGAACGCCCGACCGTGAACAGCGGCCCGGGTGCCTAGTTCCCGAGCCTGTTCGCTGTGTCCGGCGAAGAGCAGCTTCTCGGCCTCGTGGACGTCGAGCCAGCCCAGCTCGGGGCTGGCGCCGTCTCCTTCGAGAAGTCCCCGCGCGCGGCGTAACCAGCCCTGGGCCACGGCGATCTCGCCGCGAAAGTCGACCGAGTCGGTTCCGAGCCAGGCGGCGACCCGTGCCGCGTCCCGATTGCGACCGGTTGCCCGGTACGCGCGGTAGGCACGCTCGCGGGCGTCGAAGAGTGTGTCGAGGTCCGCCCGCCACCATGCCGCCCAGCTCAGGCCCTCGAGCGCTTCGGCGGTTTCGTGTTCTGCGACGGCCGCGGCGAAGCGGCGCCAGGCGGCGTCCCAATCCCGCCGCGCCAGCGCCGACCAGCCGGCCGCCTCGTTCTGCGTTTCGGCAGGCTCCGCGCGAGCCTTCACATCTCAC is drawn from Phytoactinopolyspora mesophila and contains these coding sequences:
- a CDS encoding LuxR C-terminal-related transcriptional regulator: MKARAEPAETQNEAAGWSALARRDWDAAWRRFAAAVAEHETAEALEGLSWAAWWRADLDTLFDARERAYRAYRATGRNRDAARVAAWLGTDSVDFRGEIAVAQGWLRRARGLLEGDGASPELGWLDVHEAEKLLFAGHSEQARELGTRAAVHGRAFGIVDLEMMGLATQGLALVRQGNVDEGLDRLSEATTAALADEFTELWSAGWCCCYMIYACEQVRDYDRAAQWCRKVEAWSQRLNLQLLNRACRANYAGVLIWRGTWQQAESELAESISLLAQLRPPTALDASVRLGELRRRQGRYNEAAAIFEQASEHPLAILGAGELSLDLDEPGIACERAQEYLRQASPDAATYRVAGLELLARAAAIRGDLDLAGSALQELSTIAERIPTDPVRASVAYVRGAVASARGEGDRARIAFEDAVRYYHRARAPFEEALSRMALSRQLDQAGRTPQALHHAQAAAQLLHDVGAAKAAESADALIRTLEPAKHVALLTAREREILRLVAAGETNRTIAGLLVLSEHTVNRHITNVLTKLDTGSRSAAVAEALRRGLI
- a CDS encoding GNAT family N-acetyltransferase, which translates into the protein MSNTIAETETVRKATAADAGRLAETLAAAFFTDPVLSWCYPDLARRASILPASFRVIVDAAMPHGGVDTVADEVAGAVWIPFEADVDDDAMAAELGRLSAEYAERSFTLFELMGAHHPHEPHDYLFVFGTQPEWQSRGLGSALLRSALASCDRHGMPAYLEATSERNMQLYRRHGFDVTEVVTLPDGPPLWCMWRRPSSITG